From a single Shewanella donghaensis genomic region:
- the fliS gene encoding flagellar export chaperone FliS encodes MRGSIKSYRKVSLDSEIAVASPHRIIQMMFDGALLRLAQSRYAIENNDLASKGIFINKAIGIINGLNGSLNMDVQDSVASNLSDLYDFMLRRVSEANMNNDVAAIDDVTSILRTIKEGWDAIPKDMHHMTSEAS; translated from the coding sequence ATGAGAGGATCAATAAAGTCTTATCGTAAAGTCTCTTTAGATAGTGAGATAGCAGTTGCTTCTCCGCACAGAATTATACAAATGATGTTTGATGGCGCATTACTGCGTTTAGCTCAAAGCCGCTATGCTATTGAGAATAATGATCTTGCAAGTAAAGGCATATTCATTAATAAAGCTATTGGGATCATTAATGGTTTAAATGGTAGCTTAAATATGGATGTTCAAGATTCCGTAGCAAGCAATTTAAGTGATTTATATGACTTTATGTTGCGTCGTGTATCTGAAGCCAACATGAATAATGATGTAGCCGCGATTGATGATGTCACTTCAATACTCAGGACCATCAAAGAAGGCTGGGATGCTATTCCAAAAGACATGCATCATATGACTTCTGAAGCCAGTTAA
- the fliD gene encoding flagellar filament capping protein FliD → MALTATGIGSGLDINTIVGVLVDAEKLPKEALFDKTEETIESKVSGIGTLKSKLATFQDALEKLTDPDSLNIRNVSTGDSIYFGATADKTAQTGNYQIQVEQLASSHKIAGTNVADATSAVGQGSLDLSVNGEAFSVDIEATDSLKDIADKINSADDNSGITATIITSDAGSRLVFSSDETGTDNEVSVVANDTAGSGLNDMFGAGNLTTLSDAKNSIVYIDGQKVTSQSNEVKDAIVGVTLSLTEADMSKTSTLKIEQDDESVKDNIQGFVDAYNSLVDSISSLSKYDVENEEAAALQGDSMIRSIESQMRSVISTRVDVDGSSTALYDIGIETDRYGKLSIDSTKLDKIISEDMNLVEGLFASPDTGIANRLDTLVESYVESGGLIDSRNTSLTKEQSRLDDQRESFSLKMEMLEARLFKQFNAMDLIVAQMNQQSSGLVDRLNSLPGVVPQS, encoded by the coding sequence ATGGCATTAACAGCAACCGGTATTGGATCTGGATTAGATATTAACACTATTGTTGGTGTGTTAGTTGATGCCGAAAAGCTTCCTAAAGAAGCATTATTTGATAAAACGGAAGAAACCATTGAATCTAAAGTTTCTGGTATAGGTACTTTAAAAAGTAAGTTAGCCACGTTCCAAGATGCTTTAGAAAAATTAACTGATCCAGACTCTTTGAATATTAGAAATGTCTCAACGGGTGACAGCATTTATTTTGGTGCTACAGCTGACAAAACTGCGCAGACTGGCAACTATCAAATTCAAGTGGAGCAATTAGCTTCCTCGCATAAAATTGCAGGAACGAATGTTGCTGATGCAACGTCTGCTGTTGGTCAAGGTAGCCTCGATTTATCGGTAAATGGTGAAGCGTTTTCAGTTGATATAGAAGCAACCGATAGCCTTAAAGATATTGCAGATAAAATTAATAGCGCTGATGATAATTCAGGAATTACGGCCACCATTATTACAAGTGACGCTGGCAGTCGGTTGGTATTTAGTTCTGATGAAACTGGAACCGATAACGAAGTTTCTGTGGTTGCAAATGACACTGCAGGCTCTGGCTTAAATGATATGTTTGGTGCGGGTAATTTGACCACATTGAGTGATGCAAAAAATTCAATAGTCTACATTGATGGGCAAAAAGTGACTTCACAGTCTAATGAAGTTAAGGATGCCATTGTCGGAGTAACTTTATCACTGACCGAAGCTGATATGAGTAAGACATCTACATTAAAAATAGAACAAGATGATGAAAGCGTAAAAGACAATATTCAAGGTTTTGTTGATGCATACAACAGTTTAGTCGATTCCATTAGTAGTCTTTCGAAATATGATGTAGAAAATGAGGAAGCTGCCGCTTTACAAGGTGACTCAATGATACGCTCAATAGAGTCACAAATGCGCAGTGTTATTAGTACTCGAGTCGATGTCGATGGCAGTTCTACCGCACTTTATGATATTGGTATTGAAACGGACCGTTACGGAAAACTGTCAATTGATAGCACTAAGCTGGATAAAATCATTAGCGAAGATATGAATTTAGTTGAAGGTTTATTTGCTTCTCCTGATACCGGTATTGCTAATCGATTAGATACACTCGTTGAGAGCTATGTTGAGTCTGGAGGCTTAATTGATAGCCGCAACACCAGTTTAACGAAAGAGCAAAGCCGTTTAGATGATCAACGTGAATCATTTAGTTTGAAAATGGAGATGCTAGAAGCAAGATTGTTCAAACAATTTAATGCGATGGATTTAATTGTCGCACAAATGAATCAACAGAGTTCAGGTTTGGTGGATAGACTTAACTCTTTACCTGGCGTTGTTCCTCAATCATAA
- a CDS encoding flagellar protein FlaG yields MTMELNVNGPQQVVSDYIGTQRLAENNIKDNEDKFKVSELAKAESLTEETAKEKPKDVEVAELVDELNSMVSLMRKGLAFKIDDESGKQIVNVLDLDSGDIIRQIPNEEALELSQKLAEVAGFLLKTEA; encoded by the coding sequence ATGACTATGGAATTAAATGTTAATGGTCCTCAACAAGTTGTATCTGACTATATAGGAACTCAGCGATTAGCTGAAAATAACATTAAAGACAATGAAGACAAGTTTAAAGTGTCCGAATTGGCTAAGGCTGAATCGCTCACAGAAGAAACGGCAAAAGAAAAGCCCAAAGATGTTGAGGTTGCAGAACTCGTTGATGAACTCAATAGCATGGTATCACTGATGCGTAAAGGATTAGCCTTTAAAATTGATGATGAGTCGGGTAAGCAAATCGTCAATGTTCTCGATCTTGACTCTGGCGATATTATTCGTCAAATTCCAAATGAAGAAGCATTAGAATTATCGCAAAAATTAGCAGAAGTGGCTGGTTTTTTGCTTAAAACAGAAGCGTAA
- a CDS encoding flagellin N-terminal helical domain-containing protein, whose amino-acid sequence MAITVNTNVTSMKAQKNLNSSTNGLATSMERLSSGLRINSAKDDAAGLAISNRLNSQVRGLEVGMRNANDAISIAQISEGAMQEQTNMLQRMRDLTVQSENGANSTADLTAIKSEMDELALEITEIGNNTAFGDTKLMDGGFSGGKNFQVGHQAGENITISVKKTDASSLAVGALTNATSAGRSASLTAIDAAITSIDTQRADLGAKQNRLAHNIANSANTQANVADAKSRIVDVDFAKETAEMTKNQVLQQTGSSMLAQANQLPQIALSLL is encoded by the coding sequence ATGGCTATTACAGTAAATACAAACGTAACGTCAATGAAAGCACAAAAGAACCTTAACTCGTCAACAAATGGTCTTGCTACCTCAATGGAGCGTTTGTCTTCAGGTTTACGTATTAATAGTGCAAAAGATGATGCTGCTGGTTTAGCAATTTCAAACCGTTTGAATTCTCAGGTTAGAGGTTTGGAAGTTGGTATGCGTAATGCTAACGATGCCATTTCAATTGCACAAATCTCTGAAGGTGCAATGCAAGAGCAAACAAACATGCTTCAGCGTATGCGTGACCTAACGGTACAATCAGAAAACGGTGCAAACAGCACAGCAGATTTAACAGCAATTAAATCTGAAATGGACGAATTAGCTCTAGAAATTACAGAAATCGGCAATAACACCGCTTTTGGTGATACCAAATTAATGGATGGTGGATTCTCTGGCGGTAAAAACTTCCAGGTAGGTCATCAGGCTGGCGAAAATATTACTATCAGTGTTAAGAAAACTGATGCTAGCTCATTGGCTGTCGGCGCTTTGACTAATGCGACATCAGCAGGTCGTTCAGCCTCTTTAACTGCAATCGATGCAGCTATCACTTCTATTGATACTCAACGTGCTGATTTAGGTGCAAAACAAAACCGCTTAGCACACAACATTGCTAACAGTGCAAATACTCAGGCGAACGTTGCAGATGCTAAGAGCCGTATTGTTGATGTCGATTTCGCGAAAGAAACGGCTGAAATGACCAAGAACCAAGTTCTACAGCAAACAGGTTCTTCTATGTTGGCTCAAGCGAACCAACTGCCGCAAATAGCATTATCTCTTCTTTAA
- a CDS encoding flagellin N-terminal helical domain-containing protein codes for MAITVNTNVTSMKAQKNLNSSTQGLSTSMERLSSGLRINSAKDDAAGLAISNRLNSQVRGLEVGMRNANDAISIAQIAEGAMQEQTNMLQRMRDLTIQSENGANSTQDLLSIKAEMDELALEITEIGNNTAFGDTKLMDGGFSAGKTFQVGHQAGESISISVNKIDSSSLAVGALTNATSAGRSASLTNIDAAIKTIDGQRADLGAKQNRLAHNIANSANTQANVADAKSRIVDVDFAKETAEMTKNQVLQQTGSSMLAQANQLPQVALSLLG; via the coding sequence ATGGCTATTACAGTAAATACCAACGTAACGTCAATGAAAGCGCAAAAAAACTTAAATAGTTCAACTCAGGGGCTTTCAACCTCGATGGAGCGTTTATCATCTGGTCTACGTATTAATAGTGCGAAAGACGATGCTGCAGGTCTTGCAATCTCTAATCGCTTGAACTCACAAGTTCGCGGCTTAGAAGTTGGTATGCGAAATGCTAACGATGCAATATCGATTGCTCAAATTGCTGAAGGTGCGATGCAAGAGCAAACTAATATGTTGCAACGTATGCGTGACTTAACTATTCAATCTGAAAATGGTGCAAACAGTACGCAAGATTTATTATCGATTAAAGCTGAGATGGATGAGCTAGCATTAGAAATAACTGAAATCGGTAACAATACTGCTTTTGGTGATACGAAATTAATGGATGGTGGTTTTTCTGCTGGTAAGACTTTCCAGGTAGGCCATCAGGCCGGTGAAAGTATTTCAATTAGCGTAAATAAAATTGACTCATCAAGTTTGGCTGTTGGTGCTCTTACGAATGCGACTTCAGCTGGAAGAAGCGCATCTTTAACAAATATTGATGCAGCGATTAAAACAATTGACGGACAACGTGCTGATTTAGGTGCAAAGCAGAACCGTCTAGCCCATAACATTGCTAATAGCGCGAATACCCAAGCTAACGTAGCTGATGCTAAGAGTCGTATTGTGGATGTGGATTTCGCCAAAGAAACAGCTGAAATGACCAAGAACCAAGTTCTGCAACAAACAGGTAGTTCGATGCTTGCGCAAGCAAATCAGTTACCTCAAGTTGCGTTATCTCTACTGGGATAA
- the flgL gene encoding flagellar hook-associated protein FlgL, with protein sequence MRISTAQMFQQNTQSLTKGQSATNKILEQLASGKKVNTAGDDPVAAIGIDNLKQKNTLVDQYVKNIDYAKNRLGVTESKIGSTETLIDSMRQQLQKGANGSLSQSERQMVADEMRTSLDELLSIANAKDESGNYLFSGTKTNTPPFAFNNNGEIVYSGDSGVRQSIVASGVTVGTNVPGDSIFMNAPNPLGDYGVNYLPSQQGDFLVDSASIVDPSTYVEDTYTFNFVANGSDVDLNILDSNGAVVSTVPNFDPSTPVSFNGIEVQLSGEPVAGDSFTMEPQATVSILDELNSAIALLEDPDLADTPEGNSKLAQLLNSIDSGQKQVSVGRSVAGNSLKGLESIETNHAEEKIVNGSALSMLEDLDYAAAITEFEKQQLALNAVSSVFAKVGSISLFDYI encoded by the coding sequence ATGCGAATTTCAACTGCGCAAATGTTTCAGCAAAATACCCAAAGTTTAACTAAGGGTCAGTCGGCAACAAATAAAATATTAGAGCAGCTAGCCAGTGGCAAAAAAGTCAATACTGCTGGAGATGATCCGGTAGCCGCTATTGGTATTGATAATTTAAAACAAAAAAATACTCTGGTTGATCAATATGTCAAAAATATTGACTATGCGAAAAATAGATTAGGTGTTACCGAATCTAAAATTGGTAGCACTGAAACCCTGATTGATAGCATGCGTCAACAGTTACAAAAAGGCGCAAACGGCAGTTTATCGCAAAGCGAGCGGCAAATGGTTGCCGATGAAATGAGAACGAGCTTAGATGAGTTGTTATCAATCGCGAATGCTAAAGATGAATCAGGTAATTATCTGTTTTCTGGCACCAAAACAAATACGCCACCATTTGCATTCAATAATAATGGTGAAATTGTTTATAGCGGCGACTCTGGAGTGAGACAAAGTATTGTCGCTTCAGGGGTAACAGTTGGGACTAATGTCCCTGGTGATAGCATCTTTATGAATGCACCTAACCCTTTAGGTGATTATGGCGTCAATTATTTGCCGTCGCAACAAGGTGACTTTTTAGTTGATAGTGCCAGCATAGTCGATCCGTCAACCTATGTTGAGGATACTTATACTTTTAATTTTGTTGCCAATGGTTCTGATGTCGATCTTAACATTTTAGACTCTAATGGCGCTGTTGTATCTACAGTTCCAAATTTTGACCCGAGCACACCAGTTTCGTTTAATGGCATTGAAGTTCAGCTCTCTGGAGAGCCTGTTGCGGGCGATAGTTTTACCATGGAGCCTCAAGCTACGGTGAGTATCCTTGATGAGCTTAATAGCGCCATTGCTTTGTTAGAAGATCCGGATTTGGCAGATACACCAGAAGGAAACTCAAAGTTGGCACAACTATTGAATAGTATTGATAGTGGTCAAAAACAAGTCAGTGTTGGAAGAAGTGTCGCTGGTAACAGTTTAAAAGGTTTAGAAAGCATTGAGACTAATCATGCTGAAGAAAAAATTGTAAATGGTAGCGCACTGTCCATGTTAGAAGATTTGGATTATGCCGCCGCAATTACAGAGTTTGAAAAGCAGCAACTAGCACTTAATGCAGTATCGAGTGTTTTTGCAAAAGTAGGGTCAATTTCACTATTTGACTACATCTAG
- the flgK gene encoding flagellar hook-associated protein FlgK codes for MAIDLLNIARSGVLAAQSQMGVTSNNISNANTVGYHRQVAEQSTLESQQIGNSFYGQGTYVSDVKRVYNEYAARELRIGQTSMSGAETRYSKMTEMDQLYSQIGSMVPGRLNDFFASINSVSDLPSDIGLRNSMLGAAEQAATSLNQMQSHLDSQMKQTNSQIGAVADRINEISSELANINLELMKSPVMDSQLLDKQDALILELSEYSEVNVIPLENGAKSVMLGGSVMLVSGEVSMQVGITTGDPYPNEPRLTTSSGNNTLVIDGSKLGGQLGELFKFRDDTLVPVAQELGQLALGIADAFNEMQQNGFDLDGNIGSNIFTDINDPKMSSGRVGAYENNTGTAALKVNIDDVGQLTGNSYELSFTAPSTYELKDTQTGKTQPLTLNNGQLEGADGFSIQIDSGSFADGDRFEIRPNAGAAAGISVDMTDPRGIAAAGSTITADDANSGYTSVKLNGIDRSVSGFPETGSELTVEVDTANNTYQVYDTDGNTVGAPTAFTPPQIDTPFGFSFEVNDTSVAGVTDRYTFDLSFAEGDNSNAIEMAKLSDAKLMNNGSSTLDGVFEGSKLDVASKAKAATVSLSSNEAVYQQAYNRVQSESGVNLDEEAANLMRFQQAYQASARIMTTAQQMFDSLISSVR; via the coding sequence ATGGCTATTGATTTATTAAACATTGCCCGTTCTGGTGTCCTAGCTGCTCAATCACAAATGGGCGTAACCAGTAACAATATTTCGAATGCCAATACTGTCGGTTATCACCGTCAAGTCGCTGAGCAATCAACGTTAGAATCCCAACAAATCGGTAATAGCTTTTACGGCCAAGGTACTTATGTTTCTGATGTGAAAAGGGTTTACAACGAGTACGCCGCAAGAGAACTTCGTATTGGTCAAACATCAATGAGTGGTGCAGAAACCCGCTATAGCAAAATGACCGAAATGGACCAGCTTTATTCACAAATAGGCTCTATGGTGCCTGGTAGGTTGAATGATTTTTTTGCGAGTATTAATAGTGTTTCTGATTTACCCTCAGACATAGGCTTGCGTAACAGTATGTTAGGTGCTGCAGAACAAGCGGCGACGAGTCTGAACCAAATGCAGTCCCATCTAGACTCTCAAATGAAACAAACTAATTCTCAAATTGGTGCAGTGGCAGATCGTATCAATGAGATTAGTTCAGAGTTAGCAAATATTAATTTAGAGCTAATGAAATCACCGGTTATGGATAGCCAGCTATTAGATAAACAAGACGCATTAATTTTAGAGCTAAGCGAATATTCTGAAGTTAATGTCATTCCTCTCGAAAATGGGGCTAAAAGCGTCATGTTGGGCGGTTCAGTTATGCTGGTCTCGGGTGAAGTGTCTATGCAAGTAGGCATAACCACAGGTGACCCTTACCCAAATGAACCTAGATTAACCACATCTAGTGGTAACAATACCTTAGTGATAGATGGTTCAAAATTAGGTGGCCAACTAGGGGAATTGTTTAAGTTTCGAGATGACACATTGGTTCCTGTTGCTCAAGAATTAGGTCAACTAGCATTGGGCATTGCTGATGCATTTAATGAAATGCAACAAAACGGCTTTGATTTAGATGGCAATATAGGCAGTAATATTTTTACAGATATTAATGATCCGAAGATGTCGTCAGGACGTGTTGGTGCATACGAAAACAATACTGGTACAGCCGCATTAAAAGTCAATATTGATGATGTTGGCCAGTTAACGGGGAATTCATACGAGTTGTCATTTACTGCGCCATCAACTTACGAATTAAAAGACACCCAAACCGGTAAAACTCAACCATTAACCCTCAACAATGGTCAGCTTGAAGGCGCCGATGGTTTTAGTATTCAAATTGACTCTGGTAGTTTTGCTGACGGGGACCGTTTTGAAATTAGACCTAATGCAGGGGCTGCAGCGGGTATTAGTGTTGACATGACCGATCCTAGAGGGATTGCAGCAGCGGGCTCAACCATAACCGCTGATGATGCTAATTCAGGCTACACCAGTGTCAAACTTAATGGCATTGATCGCAGTGTTAGTGGTTTCCCTGAAACAGGTAGTGAATTAACTGTTGAAGTCGACACTGCTAACAATACTTATCAGGTATATGACACTGATGGCAATACTGTCGGTGCTCCTACTGCGTTTACGCCACCACAAATAGATACCCCTTTTGGCTTTAGTTTTGAAGTAAATGATACCTCAGTTGCTGGTGTAACAGATCGCTATACCTTTGATTTATCATTTGCTGAAGGTGATAACAGTAATGCCATTGAAATGGCTAAATTATCTGATGCGAAACTCATGAACAATGGCTCATCGACTTTGGATGGTGTGTTTGAAGGCTCAAAATTGGATGTGGCCAGTAAAGCTAAAGCGGCAACAGTGAGTTTATCCTCAAACGAAGCGGTTTATCAGCAAGCTTATAATCGTGTGCAAAGTGAGTCTGGAGTGAATTTAGATGAAGAAGCGGCAAACTTAATGCGTTTTCAGCAAGCTTATCAAGCTTCTGCTCGAATAATGACAACTGCGCAGCAGATGTTTGACTCATTAATTAGCTCAGTTCGTTAG
- the flgJ gene encoding flagellar assembly peptidoglycan hydrolase FlgJ yields MEKLSSASNFLDLGGLDQLRSQSQKDEKAALKEVAKQFEGIFIQMLMKSMRDANEAFKSDSPLNSETTAFFENMRDQQMSLNLSDKGMLGIADMMVQQLSPEDSNYKPASVLRGNIDSRIGHQLFDDKSTSLPHGSINPITTTTADKPVIDINQLSTSHSVIDTQKLDQLLAGQAVNPVTASGNALPQSVAKSPNQFESPQHFVTVLYPHAEKAAKKLGTTPEVLLAQSALETGWGQKIIRRNDGTASNNLFNIKADKRWDGDKTSVSTLEFEKGVAVKQKADFRMYDNIEQSFDDFVSFISNGERYQDAKKVAAEPAKFINALQKAGYATDPQYANKVLKVMESVTNGLKSVLPGETN; encoded by the coding sequence ATGGAAAAGCTGTCAAGTGCATCGAACTTTCTGGATCTAGGAGGACTAGACCAATTACGTTCTCAATCCCAGAAAGACGAGAAGGCAGCTTTGAAAGAAGTTGCCAAGCAGTTTGAAGGGATATTCATTCAAATGCTGATGAAAAGCATGCGTGATGCCAACGAAGCTTTTAAATCAGATAGTCCATTGAACAGCGAAACCACCGCATTTTTTGAAAATATGCGTGACCAACAAATGTCATTGAATCTATCAGATAAAGGCATGTTGGGAATTGCTGACATGATGGTGCAACAGCTTTCCCCTGAAGATTCCAACTATAAACCAGCTTCTGTTTTACGTGGCAATATTGACTCTAGGATTGGCCACCAGCTATTTGATGACAAATCAACGTCACTACCCCATGGCAGCATTAATCCGATAACGACCACAACAGCAGACAAGCCTGTCATTGATATCAACCAGTTGTCTACTAGCCATTCAGTTATTGATACACAAAAACTCGATCAACTTTTAGCTGGCCAAGCGGTTAATCCCGTTACTGCCAGTGGCAATGCATTGCCGCAATCGGTAGCTAAATCGCCTAATCAATTTGAAAGCCCACAACATTTTGTAACTGTGCTTTATCCCCATGCAGAAAAAGCAGCCAAAAAGTTAGGTACAACACCAGAAGTGTTATTGGCGCAATCTGCTTTAGAAACTGGTTGGGGTCAAAAAATTATTCGCCGCAATGATGGCACTGCGAGTAATAACTTATTCAATATTAAAGCCGATAAACGCTGGGATGGCGATAAAACCTCTGTCAGCACCTTGGAGTTTGAAAAAGGCGTTGCAGTAAAACAAAAAGCAGATTTTAGGATGTATGACAACATCGAACAGAGCTTTGATGATTTTGTGTCCTTTATCTCAAATGGTGAGCGTTACCAAGATGCCAAGAAAGTGGCCGCAGAACCGGCAAAATTCATTAATGCCTTACAAAAAGCTGGTTATGCAACCGATCCTCAATACGCAAATAAGGTATTGAAAGTCATGGAGTCAGTGACCAACGGACTCAAATCAGTATTACCTGGAGAGACTAACTAA
- a CDS encoding flagellar basal body P-ring protein FlgI: MKIKSLILLILSLAIVTLPAQAQRIKDIANIQGVRSNQLIGYGLVVGLPGTGEKTRYTEQTFRTMLKNFGINLADNVNPKTKNSAVVAVHAEMPAFIKPGQNIDITVSSIGEAKSLRGGTLLQTFLKGVDGNVYAIAQGTLIVSGFSAEGQDGSRVIQNTPTVGRIPSGAMVERSVMSPFATGDHLTFNLRRSDFSTAKNMEQAINDLLGPGMARALDATSVQVSAPRDASQRVSFLATLENIEVEIADESAKVIVNSRTGTIVVGQNVRLMPAAVTHGGLTVTIAEATQVSQPNALAGGQTVVTTDSTIDVIEDDSRMFLFDPGTTLDELVRAVNLVGAAPSDVLAILEALKMAGALHGELIII, from the coding sequence ATGAAAATTAAATCACTTATTTTATTGATTCTATCACTAGCTATAGTCACATTACCCGCACAAGCTCAGCGCATTAAAGATATCGCCAATATACAAGGCGTGCGTAGTAACCAGCTCATTGGTTATGGCTTAGTTGTGGGTCTACCAGGTACAGGTGAAAAAACTCGCTATACCGAACAAACCTTCAGAACCATGCTAAAAAACTTTGGTATTAACTTAGCTGATAATGTTAACCCGAAAACTAAAAACTCAGCAGTTGTAGCGGTTCATGCTGAAATGCCAGCCTTTATAAAGCCCGGTCAAAATATTGACATTACCGTATCAAGTATTGGTGAAGCTAAAAGCTTACGTGGTGGTACCCTTTTACAAACGTTCCTTAAAGGTGTTGATGGTAATGTTTATGCTATTGCTCAAGGTACACTTATCGTAAGTGGCTTTAGTGCTGAAGGCCAAGATGGCTCAAGGGTTATTCAAAATACACCGACGGTAGGTCGTATACCAAGTGGCGCAATGGTTGAACGCAGTGTTATGTCACCGTTTGCAACAGGGGATCATTTAACTTTCAACTTACGTCGCTCTGACTTTTCTACAGCCAAAAATATGGAACAAGCCATTAATGACTTATTAGGCCCAGGTATGGCAAGAGCATTAGATGCCACCTCAGTGCAAGTTAGCGCGCCCCGTGATGCCTCACAGCGGGTATCGTTTCTCGCCACGCTTGAGAATATCGAAGTCGAAATAGCCGATGAGTCAGCAAAAGTCATTGTTAACTCACGCACGGGGACTATTGTAGTGGGCCAAAATGTACGCTTGATGCCTGCAGCGGTAACCCATGGCGGATTAACTGTCACTATTGCAGAGGCAACTCAAGTCTCGCAGCCTAATGCGCTTGCTGGTGGTCAAACTGTTGTCACTACCGATAGTACAATTGATGTAATAGAAGATGATAGTCGCATGTTTTTGTTTGACCCCGGAACCACGCTAGATGAGCTAGTTAGAGCGGTTAACCTGGTTGGTGCAGCTCCTTCAGATGTACTTGCAATACTTGAAGCGTTAAAGATGGCAGGCGCTTTGCATGGTGAACTTATCATCATCTAA